From Dehalococcoidia bacterium, a single genomic window includes:
- a CDS encoding MBL fold metallo-hydrolase, producing MQIRRAVVGVFQENCYIVSDDEGETFLIDPGDEEDRLLAVIEQHQLRVRLIANTHSHADHILAIAPIMRATGCEFVMTAEEDAFLRSRPPTSNAFITVRELPPPPTRTVADGDLIAVGAFRLRVLFTPGHTPGGACYYDEANKVVYTGDTLFQSSIGRTDFPGGNTAQLLTSIRDKLLTLPDDVTILPGHGDPSTIGRERRFNPFLRGL from the coding sequence GTGCAGATCCGCCGCGCCGTCGTTGGGGTGTTCCAAGAGAACTGCTATATCGTCTCAGACGACGAGGGAGAAACGTTCCTTATCGACCCCGGCGACGAGGAAGATCGTCTCCTCGCCGTGATCGAGCAGCACCAGCTTCGGGTCCGGCTGATTGCAAACACGCACAGCCACGCCGACCATATTCTGGCCATCGCGCCGATCATGCGCGCTACCGGCTGCGAGTTTGTGATGACCGCAGAAGAGGACGCCTTTCTGCGCAGCCGCCCTCCAACCTCGAACGCGTTCATCACGGTGCGCGAACTCCCGCCACCGCCAACGCGCACTGTCGCTGACGGCGATCTCATTGCCGTCGGCGCGTTCCGGCTGCGGGTGCTGTTCACTCCGGGACACACCCCCGGCGGAGCATGCTACTACGACGAGGCGAACAAGGTGGTCTACACTGGCGACACCCTCTTCCAGTCAAGCATCGGCCGCACCGACTTTCCGGGCGGCAACACTGCCCAGCTGCTGACCAGCATCCGCGACAAGCTGCTCACCCTGCCCGACGACGTTACCATCTTGCCCGGCCACGGCGACCCATCGACAATCGGCCGGGAGCGGCGGTTCAATCCTTTCCTGCGCGGACTGTGA